From a region of the Triticum aestivum cultivar Chinese Spring chromosome 7D, IWGSC CS RefSeq v2.1, whole genome shotgun sequence genome:
- the LOC123166761 gene encoding poly [ADP-ribose] polymerase 2-A, producing MSAKLRVEELRAELQRRGLDASGTKPALVLRLDAAIREEGKEAASAAEICNVDGIDGVVMDGKAEGKSKRKRKRHGEGENEEENDILDAAKLQSMGYRELQALAKARGLNANGGKKDVLQRLLSSPATSVVDRGVQDKKEVAQADDGKVEELKKKKIVTDVMLDAAQLQGMGYRELQALAKARGLAANGIKKDVIERLLSTPANSVAVADGGFQDKKKLAKGGVGEVEEEVKKEKIVKATKKGAAVLDEHIPDDIKMTYHVLQVGDEIYDATLNQTNVGDNNNKYYIIQALESDAGGSFMVFNRWGRVGARGQQKLHPCSTRDEAIDEFEGKFEDKTKNSWSDRKNFERYAKKYTWLEMDYGEVDKETTQVQKKGSITDQIKETKLETRTAQFISLICNISMMKQQMMEIGYNADKLPLGKLSKSTILKGYDVLKRISNVISRADRRQLEQLTGEFYTVIPHDFGFKKMREFLIDTPQKLKAKLEMVEALGEIEIATKLLEDDSSDQEDPLYARYKQLHCDFTPLEVHSKEYSMIKTYLTNTHGKTHSGYTIDILQMFKVSRHGETERFQKFASAGNRMLLWHGSRLSNWAGIFSQGLRIAPPEAPVTGYMFGKGVYFADMFSKSANYCYASQTSRSGVLLLCEVALGDMNELLNAKYDADSLPKGKLSTKGVGQMAPAESKVTEDGVVVPLGKPKEEPSKRGSLLYNEYIVYNVEQIRMRYVLHVSFNFKGGR from the exons ATGTCGGCGAAGCTGCGGGTGGAGGAGCTCCGCGCCGAGCTGCAGCGCCGCGGCCTCGACGCCTCCGGCACCAAGCCGGCGCTG GTGCTAAGGCTGGACGCTGCAATccgtgaggaagggaaggaggcggCTTCTGCAGCTGAGATATGTAATGTAGATGGCATAGACGGTGTGGTCATGGATGGCAAAGCGGAAGGCAAGAGCAAAAGGAAGAGGAAAAGGCATGGTGAAGGTGAAAATGAGGAGGAAAATGACATTTTGGATGCGGCAAAGCTACAGAGCATGGGCTATCGTGAGCTGCAGGCTTTGGCCAAGGCACGGGGGCTCAATGCTAATGGAGGCAAGAAGGATGTTCTACAGAGGTTGCTCTCCAGCCCTGCTACTTCTGTTGTCGATCGTGGTGTTCAGGACAAGAAGGAAGTAGCACAAG CTGATGATGGGAAGGTTGAGGagttgaagaagaaaaaaatagtcaCAGATGTGATGCTGGATGCGGCACAGCTACAGGGCATGGGCTACCGGGAGCTGCAGGCATTGGCCAAGGCACGAGGACTTGCAGCGAATGGGATCAAGAAGGATGTTATTGAGAGGTTGCTATCAACCCCTGCTAATTCTGTGGCAGTTGCTGATGGTGGTTTCCAGGACAAGAAGAAACTTGCAAAAG GTGGTGTTGGGGAGGTTGAAGAGGAGGTGAAAAAGGAGAAGATTGTCAAAGCCACGAAGAAAGGTGCTGCAGTGCTGGATGAGCACATCCCTGACGATATAAAAATGACCTATCATGTATTGCAAGTG GGCGACGAGATTTATGATGCCACCTTGAACCAGACTAATGTTGGAGACAACAATAATAAGTACTATATCATTCAAGCTTTAG AATCTGATGCTGGTGGAAGCTTCATGGTTTTCAATAGATGGGGGAGAGTAGGGGCACGAGGTCAACAAAAGCTACATCCCTGTTCAACACGGGACGAAGCAATAGATGAGTTTGAGGGAAAGTTTGAGGACAAAACAAAGAACAGTTGGTCTGACCGCAAGAATTTTGAGCGTTATGCAAAGAAATACACATGGCTTGAAATGGACTATGGTGAAGTCGACAAGGAAACA ACTCAGGTTCAAAAGAAAGGTTCCATTACTGATCAGATAAAAGAGACAAAGCTTGAAACTCGAACTGCCCAATTCATATCCCTCATTTGCAATATAAGTATGATGAAGCAGCAAATGATGGAAATTG GTTATAATGCTGATAAACTTCCCCTTGGAAAGCTAAGCAAATCTACAATACTTAAG GGCTATGATGTTTTGAAGAGGATTTCCAATGTTATTTCAAGGGCAGACAGAAGACAGCTTGAACAATTGACTGG GGAATTCTACACCGTGATTCCTCATGACTTTGGTTTTAAAAAGATGC GTGAATTCCTTATCGACACTCCTCAGAAATTAAAAGCTAAACTGGAAATG GTTGAAGCCCTTGGGGAGATTGAAATTGCAACTAAGCTTCTGGAGGATGATTCAAGTGACCAG GAGGATCCACTGTACGCTCGATACAAGCAACTTCATTGTGACTTTACGCCTCTTGAAGTTCATTCAAAAGAGTACTCTATG ATAAAAACATATCTGACGAATACACATGGCAAAACACACTCGGGTTATACTATTGACATATTACAAATGTTTAAGGTGTCAAGACATGGTGAAACAGAGCGGTTTCAGAAG TTTGCTAGTGCAGGAAACAGGATGCTTTTATGGCATGGTTCTCGGCTGTCCAACTGGGCTGGGATATTTTCTCAGG GTTTGAGAATTGCTCCTCCTGAAGCGCCTGTTACTGGCTACATGTTTGGAAAAGGGGTTTACTTTGCTGATATGTTCTCCAAGAGTGCAAACTACTGCTATGCTTCACAAACATCTAGATCTGGGGTGCTGCTTCTATGTGAG GTTGCACTGGGCGATATGAATGAACTACTAAATGCGAAATACGATGCTGATAGCCTGCCCAAGGGAAAACTAAG TACCAAAGGAGTTGGCCAGATGGCACCAGCGGAGTCGAAGGTCACTGAGGATGGCGTTGTTGTTCCACTGGGAAAACCCAAAGAGGAACCTTCAAAGAGG GGTAGCTTGCTGTACAATG